The Amblyomma americanum isolate KBUSLIRL-KWMA chromosome 5, ASM5285725v1, whole genome shotgun sequence genome window below encodes:
- the LOC144132384 gene encoding uncharacterized protein LOC144132384 isoform X9, whose product MSHVQEQGSAVVFEAGSSAKQSDELASALRRALPYVTSHRLSVLMKKLNELGVRSEDQMSEVKASDLEGTVSSHEAKKLLAFFAEKSSAMDEVISEGARSLTGTEELRDSMLRNTFTEEDDKAYRALQELPNALQREQKKRSDIHEGLLLAIDENMSRMSEDHDARMERMERTEEMLARAHKEMLEQIEGERRRRYEQLEKERLEYEQRQRERCHQRPTLSSFLLGIMRGPVKPQSQDRRMDDN is encoded by the exons ATGTCACATGTGCAAGAGCAAGGAAGCGCTGTTGTTTTCGAGGCCGGTTCATCGGCGAAGCAGAGTGACGAGCTAGCCTCCGCCTTAAGAAGGGCCCTTCCTTATGTTACGAGCCACCGTTTGAGTGTGCTCATGAAGAAACTGAACGAGCTTGGCGTGCGTTCTGAAGATCAGATGTCGGAGGTGAAAGCAAGCGATCTGGAGGGCACTGTTTCATCGCATGAAGCGAAAAAGCTTCTGGCCTTTTTCGCTGAAAAAT CCTCAGCGATGGACGAGGTCATCTCTGAAGGAGCCAG GAGCCTGACGGGCACCGAGGAACTGAGAGACTCCATGCTCCGCAACAC ATTCACTGAAGAAGACGACAAAGCTTacagagcacttcaagaatt GCCAAACGCACTGCAGCGCGAACAAAAAAAGAGGAGCGACATTCACGAAGGCCTTCTGCTCGCCATTGACGAGAACATGTCCCGTATGAGCGAGGACCACGACGCCAGAATGGAGCGGATGGAAAGGACTGAAGAGATGCTGGCCCGTGCCCACAAAGAGATGCTAGAGCAGATAGAAGGGGAACGGAGGAGACGATACGAACAGCTTGAGAAGGAACGCCTTGAATATGAGCAGAGGCAGAGAGAGAGGTGCCACCAGCGGCCCACGTTGAGCAGCTTCCTTCTCGG
- the LOC144132384 gene encoding uncharacterized protein LOC144132384 isoform X4, translating to MSHVQEQGSAVVFEAGSSAKQSDELASALRRALPYVTSHRLSVLMKKLNELGVRSEDQMSEVKASDLEGTVSSHEAKKLLAFFAEKSSAMDEVISEGARSLTGTEELRDSMLRNTFTEEDDKAYRALQELPNALQREQKKRSDIHEGLLLAIDENMSRMSEDHDARMERMERTEEMLARAHKEMLEQIEGERRRRYEQLEKERLEYEQRQRERCHQRPTLSSFLLGVAETVRRLDLDSEAVRRRYIDIPGWVPTFNVCLDNERPGQATISRPPDGR from the exons ATGTCACATGTGCAAGAGCAAGGAAGCGCTGTTGTTTTCGAGGCCGGTTCATCGGCGAAGCAGAGTGACGAGCTAGCCTCCGCCTTAAGAAGGGCCCTTCCTTATGTTACGAGCCACCGTTTGAGTGTGCTCATGAAGAAACTGAACGAGCTTGGCGTGCGTTCTGAAGATCAGATGTCGGAGGTGAAAGCAAGCGATCTGGAGGGCACTGTTTCATCGCATGAAGCGAAAAAGCTTCTGGCCTTTTTCGCTGAAAAAT CCTCAGCGATGGACGAGGTCATCTCTGAAGGAGCCAG GAGCCTGACGGGCACCGAGGAACTGAGAGACTCCATGCTCCGCAACAC ATTCACTGAAGAAGACGACAAAGCTTacagagcacttcaagaatt GCCAAACGCACTGCAGCGCGAACAAAAAAAGAGGAGCGACATTCACGAAGGCCTTCTGCTCGCCATTGACGAGAACATGTCCCGTATGAGCGAGGACCACGACGCCAGAATGGAGCGGATGGAAAGGACTGAAGAGATGCTGGCCCGTGCCCACAAAGAGATGCTAGAGCAGATAGAAGGGGAACGGAGGAGACGATACGAACAGCTTGAGAAGGAACGCCTTGAATATGAGCAGAGGCAGAGAGAGAGGTGCCACCAGCGGCCCACGTTGAGCAGCTTCCTTCTCGG CGTGGCGGAGACTGTGCGGCGGCTTGACCTGGATTCGGAAGCCGTGCGACGTAGATACATCGACATTCCTGGGTGGGTCCCTACTTTTAATGTGTGCTTG
- the LOC144132384 gene encoding uncharacterized protein LOC144132384 isoform X8, translated as MSHVQEQGSAVVFEAGSSAKQSDELASALRRALPYVTSHRLSVLMKKLNELGVRSEDQMSEVKASDLEGTVSSHEAKKLLAFFAEKSSAMDEVISEGARSLTGTEELRDSMLRNTFTEEDDKAYRALQELPNALQREQKKRSDIHEGLLLAIDENMSRMSEDHDARMERMERTEEMLARAHKEMLEQIEGERRRRYEQLEKERLEYEQRQRERCHQRPTLSSFLLGVAETVRRLDLDSEAVRRRYIDIPG; from the exons ATGTCACATGTGCAAGAGCAAGGAAGCGCTGTTGTTTTCGAGGCCGGTTCATCGGCGAAGCAGAGTGACGAGCTAGCCTCCGCCTTAAGAAGGGCCCTTCCTTATGTTACGAGCCACCGTTTGAGTGTGCTCATGAAGAAACTGAACGAGCTTGGCGTGCGTTCTGAAGATCAGATGTCGGAGGTGAAAGCAAGCGATCTGGAGGGCACTGTTTCATCGCATGAAGCGAAAAAGCTTCTGGCCTTTTTCGCTGAAAAAT CCTCAGCGATGGACGAGGTCATCTCTGAAGGAGCCAG GAGCCTGACGGGCACCGAGGAACTGAGAGACTCCATGCTCCGCAACAC ATTCACTGAAGAAGACGACAAAGCTTacagagcacttcaagaatt GCCAAACGCACTGCAGCGCGAACAAAAAAAGAGGAGCGACATTCACGAAGGCCTTCTGCTCGCCATTGACGAGAACATGTCCCGTATGAGCGAGGACCACGACGCCAGAATGGAGCGGATGGAAAGGACTGAAGAGATGCTGGCCCGTGCCCACAAAGAGATGCTAGAGCAGATAGAAGGGGAACGGAGGAGACGATACGAACAGCTTGAGAAGGAACGCCTTGAATATGAGCAGAGGCAGAGAGAGAGGTGCCACCAGCGGCCCACGTTGAGCAGCTTCCTTCTCGG CGTGGCGGAGACTGTGCGGCGGCTTGACCTGGATTCGGAAGCCGTGCGACGTAGATACATCGACATTCCTGG
- the LOC144132384 gene encoding uncharacterized protein LOC144132384 isoform X7 codes for MSHVQEQGSAVVFEAGSSAKQSDELASALRRALPYVTSHRLSVLMKKLNELGVRSEDQMSEVKASDLEGTVSSHEAKKLLAFFAEKSSAMDEVISEGARSLTGTEELRDSMLRNTFTEEDDKAYRALQELPNALQREQKKRSDIHEGLLLAIDENMSRMSEDHDARMERMERTEEMLARAHKEMLEQIEGERRRRYEQLEKERLEYEQRQRERCHQRPTLSSFLLGVAETVRRLDLDSEAVRRRYIDIPGVAAVLSFGGE; via the exons ATGTCACATGTGCAAGAGCAAGGAAGCGCTGTTGTTTTCGAGGCCGGTTCATCGGCGAAGCAGAGTGACGAGCTAGCCTCCGCCTTAAGAAGGGCCCTTCCTTATGTTACGAGCCACCGTTTGAGTGTGCTCATGAAGAAACTGAACGAGCTTGGCGTGCGTTCTGAAGATCAGATGTCGGAGGTGAAAGCAAGCGATCTGGAGGGCACTGTTTCATCGCATGAAGCGAAAAAGCTTCTGGCCTTTTTCGCTGAAAAAT CCTCAGCGATGGACGAGGTCATCTCTGAAGGAGCCAG GAGCCTGACGGGCACCGAGGAACTGAGAGACTCCATGCTCCGCAACAC ATTCACTGAAGAAGACGACAAAGCTTacagagcacttcaagaatt GCCAAACGCACTGCAGCGCGAACAAAAAAAGAGGAGCGACATTCACGAAGGCCTTCTGCTCGCCATTGACGAGAACATGTCCCGTATGAGCGAGGACCACGACGCCAGAATGGAGCGGATGGAAAGGACTGAAGAGATGCTGGCCCGTGCCCACAAAGAGATGCTAGAGCAGATAGAAGGGGAACGGAGGAGACGATACGAACAGCTTGAGAAGGAACGCCTTGAATATGAGCAGAGGCAGAGAGAGAGGTGCCACCAGCGGCCCACGTTGAGCAGCTTCCTTCTCGG CGTGGCGGAGACTGTGCGGCGGCTTGACCTGGATTCGGAAGCCGTGCGACGTAGATACATCGACATTCCTGG
- the LOC144132384 gene encoding uncharacterized protein LOC144132384 isoform X6, whose amino-acid sequence MSHVQEQGSAVVFEAGSSAKQSDELASALRRALPYVTSHRLSVLMKKLNELGVRSEDQMSEVKASDLEGTVSSHEAKKLLAFFAEKSSAMDEVISEGARSLTGTEELRDSMLRNTFTEEDDKAYRALQELPNALQREQKKRSDIHEGLLLAIDENMSRMSEDHDARMERMERTEEMLARAHKEMLEQIEGERRRRYEQLEKERLEYEQRQRERCHQRPTLSSFLLGVAETVRRLDLDSEAVRRRYIDIPGGPVKPQSQDRRMDDN is encoded by the exons ATGTCACATGTGCAAGAGCAAGGAAGCGCTGTTGTTTTCGAGGCCGGTTCATCGGCGAAGCAGAGTGACGAGCTAGCCTCCGCCTTAAGAAGGGCCCTTCCTTATGTTACGAGCCACCGTTTGAGTGTGCTCATGAAGAAACTGAACGAGCTTGGCGTGCGTTCTGAAGATCAGATGTCGGAGGTGAAAGCAAGCGATCTGGAGGGCACTGTTTCATCGCATGAAGCGAAAAAGCTTCTGGCCTTTTTCGCTGAAAAAT CCTCAGCGATGGACGAGGTCATCTCTGAAGGAGCCAG GAGCCTGACGGGCACCGAGGAACTGAGAGACTCCATGCTCCGCAACAC ATTCACTGAAGAAGACGACAAAGCTTacagagcacttcaagaatt GCCAAACGCACTGCAGCGCGAACAAAAAAAGAGGAGCGACATTCACGAAGGCCTTCTGCTCGCCATTGACGAGAACATGTCCCGTATGAGCGAGGACCACGACGCCAGAATGGAGCGGATGGAAAGGACTGAAGAGATGCTGGCCCGTGCCCACAAAGAGATGCTAGAGCAGATAGAAGGGGAACGGAGGAGACGATACGAACAGCTTGAGAAGGAACGCCTTGAATATGAGCAGAGGCAGAGAGAGAGGTGCCACCAGCGGCCCACGTTGAGCAGCTTCCTTCTCGG CGTGGCGGAGACTGTGCGGCGGCTTGACCTGGATTCGGAAGCCGTGCGACGTAGATACATCGACATTCCTGG
- the LOC144132384 gene encoding uncharacterized protein LOC144132384 isoform X5 encodes MSHVQEQGSAVVFEAGSSAKQSDELASALRRALPYVTSHRLSVLMKKLNELGVRSEDQMSEVKASDLEGTVSSHEAKKLLAFFAEKSSAMDEVISEGARSLTGTEELRDSMLRNTFTEEDDKAYRALQELPNALQREQKKRSDIHEGLLLAIDENMSRMSEDHDARMERMERTEEMLARAHKEMLEQIEGERRRRYEQLEKERLEYEQRQRERCHQRPTLSSFLLGVAETVRRLDLDSEAVRRRYIDIPGIMRGPVKPQSQDRRMDDN; translated from the exons ATGTCACATGTGCAAGAGCAAGGAAGCGCTGTTGTTTTCGAGGCCGGTTCATCGGCGAAGCAGAGTGACGAGCTAGCCTCCGCCTTAAGAAGGGCCCTTCCTTATGTTACGAGCCACCGTTTGAGTGTGCTCATGAAGAAACTGAACGAGCTTGGCGTGCGTTCTGAAGATCAGATGTCGGAGGTGAAAGCAAGCGATCTGGAGGGCACTGTTTCATCGCATGAAGCGAAAAAGCTTCTGGCCTTTTTCGCTGAAAAAT CCTCAGCGATGGACGAGGTCATCTCTGAAGGAGCCAG GAGCCTGACGGGCACCGAGGAACTGAGAGACTCCATGCTCCGCAACAC ATTCACTGAAGAAGACGACAAAGCTTacagagcacttcaagaatt GCCAAACGCACTGCAGCGCGAACAAAAAAAGAGGAGCGACATTCACGAAGGCCTTCTGCTCGCCATTGACGAGAACATGTCCCGTATGAGCGAGGACCACGACGCCAGAATGGAGCGGATGGAAAGGACTGAAGAGATGCTGGCCCGTGCCCACAAAGAGATGCTAGAGCAGATAGAAGGGGAACGGAGGAGACGATACGAACAGCTTGAGAAGGAACGCCTTGAATATGAGCAGAGGCAGAGAGAGAGGTGCCACCAGCGGCCCACGTTGAGCAGCTTCCTTCTCGG CGTGGCGGAGACTGTGCGGCGGCTTGACCTGGATTCGGAAGCCGTGCGACGTAGATACATCGACATTCCTGG